One window of Inquilinus sp. KBS0705 genomic DNA carries:
- a CDS encoding alpha-L-fucosidase, with amino-acid sequence MRFGILSCLLILASFICSAQPNNDNRLPLPSQTQLEWQNGELTMFVHFGPATWQDKEYDDLSTPLKRINPVKLNTDQWAQVAKSYGAKIIIFVAKHTGGFCWWQTNTSNYSVKEAGWRDGRGDVMKDLEASCEKYGLKLGVYLSPEDRYLNIGMGGKARNPAEQSKYEKIYREQLTELLTRYGSIKEVWVDGSLVFNVGDLIKKFAPKAVILQSSAATIRWVGNELGYAPYPAWNAVKEADAKSGNSTASNSDPDGDTWLPIEVDVSLRRPNWFWKSFNEKAILPLNELMKSYYLSVGRGTVFLINTSPDTTGLIPAPDVARLSEFGNEIKHRFGKPIAETCGRGKLISLKLPSFTKLDHVIVSEDIALGERVRSFVAEAHTKNGKWENLFTGSSIGHKLIIQFPEITADVIRFRFTGYKKLPVIKSLSVFYNQAPKVEIPLIKDNWNVKNAGEWPVTTAKNGLMEFTVDVTKYCKDAQPYEIAFVMKSSNTKQAQFAYDWAQTGLWTDNLNKEDRLAVIGSHLIFDGVEADQYLIHQDKFPDRVHFNLTGIAPKLLVNVKLRIPQKFSSGSVQAFILKK; translated from the coding sequence ATGAGATTTGGAATTCTTTCCTGCCTGCTGATTTTAGCTTCGTTCATTTGTTCTGCCCAGCCAAATAATGATAACCGATTGCCTTTACCCTCCCAAACACAGCTGGAATGGCAAAACGGTGAATTAACAATGTTTGTACACTTTGGTCCTGCCACCTGGCAGGACAAGGAATATGACGACCTTTCTACTCCGTTAAAAAGAATTAACCCAGTTAAATTGAATACCGACCAGTGGGCTCAGGTAGCTAAATCATATGGGGCGAAAATCATCATATTCGTCGCAAAACATACAGGTGGGTTTTGTTGGTGGCAGACCAATACATCGAATTATTCGGTAAAGGAAGCCGGGTGGCGCGATGGCAGGGGTGATGTAATGAAAGACCTGGAAGCATCCTGCGAAAAGTACGGGTTAAAATTGGGTGTTTATCTGAGTCCGGAAGACAGATATCTAAATATTGGAATGGGAGGCAAAGCACGGAACCCGGCTGAACAATCAAAATATGAAAAAATCTACAGAGAACAGTTAACAGAGCTGTTAACCAGATATGGCTCGATCAAAGAAGTGTGGGTGGATGGAAGCCTGGTTTTTAATGTTGGTGACCTTATAAAGAAATTTGCGCCAAAAGCGGTCATTCTTCAAAGTTCGGCTGCCACTATAAGATGGGTAGGCAATGAATTGGGATATGCCCCTTATCCTGCATGGAATGCTGTCAAGGAAGCTGACGCAAAATCCGGCAATAGTACAGCCAGCAATAGTGACCCTGATGGTGATACATGGTTACCCATAGAAGTTGATGTCAGCCTCCGCAGGCCTAATTGGTTTTGGAAATCGTTTAATGAAAAGGCGATTCTTCCGTTAAATGAATTAATGAAATCGTATTACCTGTCAGTTGGCAGGGGAACAGTGTTTTTAATAAATACAAGCCCTGATACAACAGGTCTGATCCCGGCGCCAGATGTCGCCCGTTTGTCGGAATTTGGAAATGAGATTAAACACAGGTTTGGCAAACCGATAGCTGAAACATGTGGAAGAGGTAAACTAATATCACTGAAACTTCCGTCATTTACGAAGTTAGACCACGTCATAGTGTCAGAAGACATCGCGTTAGGCGAGCGTGTCAGGTCTTTTGTCGCCGAGGCGCATACTAAAAACGGAAAATGGGAAAATTTATTTACAGGATCATCAATAGGTCACAAACTGATCATTCAATTTCCCGAGATTACAGCTGATGTAATACGATTTAGGTTTACAGGATATAAAAAATTACCGGTGATCAAATCTTTATCCGTGTTTTATAATCAAGCCCCTAAAGTAGAAATTCCACTTATAAAGGATAACTGGAATGTTAAAAATGCGGGAGAGTGGCCGGTTACAACTGCAAAAAATGGGCTCATGGAATTTACCGTGGATGTGACCAAATATTGTAAGGACGCACAGCCTTATGAAATTGCCTTTGTTATGAAAAGCAGTAATACAAAACAAGCACAATTTGCATATGATTGGGCGCAAACAGGATTATGGACAGATAATCTGAATAAGGAGGATCGGCTAGCTGTTATCGGGTCACATCTGATTTTTGATGGTGTTGAAGCTGATCAATATTTAATTCACCAAGATAAATTTCCCGACCGCGTTCATTTTAATCTTACCGGCATCGCTCCGAAATTATTGGTGAATGTAAAATTGCGGATACCACAAAAATTTTCATCTGGTTCGGTACAGGCTTTTATCCTGAAAAAATAG
- a CDS encoding RagB/SusD family nutrient uptake outer membrane protein gives MKNILKLLIATVLITSCKKGLELIPKDTISDATFYKTAADFKLGANNLYNSLPGFDFNDTQSDLAFNTVNDVSDGNYLPTADNPDWTSAYVYIRAANNLIAKGKSSTDAGINNYIAEAKFFRAFNYWQLFKLYGGVPLIDQSLDVSDEKLYTPRSSRQETADFIIKDLTEAAANLPLKSALGGADAGRIAKGTADALRARVALFEGTWEKYHNLPDMSKYLNIAIEAANSVINSNEYELYKGKGADSYRYLFIEAGDDSKESILDRRYEINVAGQSYPYLIDRICYLPTKKLADMYLCKDGLPINNSPLFQGYNTIKSEFENRDPRMTMTMIVPGTATLRPFHPTVPVVNYPTNPQRNGNTGYITYKYLSEDSYGNNVGETNNSHGFDDHLIRYAEVLLIKAEALFEKNNAISDGDLNTTINVIRNRVGMPPISNAFVSGNSLDMRSEIRRERSIELALEGFRYDDLRRWKTAETELPKEIKGIKIKGSEWQSIAPYNGADYQSRTDANGFLIAQPAADRTFDPNKHYLQPLPTREIALYNGQLQQNPGW, from the coding sequence ATGAAAAATATTTTAAAACTACTTATAGCAACGGTTTTAATAACCAGTTGTAAAAAGGGATTGGAACTTATTCCCAAAGACACGATATCTGACGCAACCTTTTATAAGACAGCTGCTGATTTCAAGCTGGGTGCAAATAACCTGTACAATTCTCTTCCGGGGTTTGACTTCAATGACACACAATCAGATTTGGCCTTTAACACCGTGAATGATGTAAGCGACGGCAATTATTTACCTACGGCAGATAACCCTGACTGGACAAGCGCTTATGTATACATACGTGCAGCGAACAATTTAATCGCAAAAGGTAAGAGTTCGACTGATGCCGGTATAAATAATTATATAGCAGAAGCAAAATTCTTCAGGGCATTTAATTACTGGCAATTGTTTAAATTATACGGTGGCGTACCCCTGATTGATCAGTCACTGGATGTAAGCGACGAGAAACTATACACTCCCCGTTCATCACGCCAGGAAACAGCAGACTTTATTATTAAAGACCTTACAGAGGCTGCGGCCAACCTTCCGCTGAAAAGCGCATTGGGTGGTGCGGACGCCGGGAGAATAGCAAAAGGAACTGCTGATGCACTGCGTGCACGTGTTGCCTTGTTCGAGGGTACTTGGGAAAAGTATCACAATTTACCCGATATGTCGAAATACCTGAACATTGCAATAGAAGCGGCTAACAGTGTGATAAATTCCAATGAATATGAACTTTATAAAGGTAAAGGGGCTGACAGCTACCGCTACTTATTTATCGAAGCAGGAGATGACTCTAAGGAAAGCATTCTTGACAGGCGGTATGAAATAAACGTAGCGGGTCAATCGTACCCTTATCTGATCGACAGAATTTGTTACCTGCCTACTAAAAAACTAGCTGACATGTACCTGTGCAAAGATGGTCTGCCAATTAACAATTCGCCGCTGTTTCAAGGATACAATACAATAAAGTCTGAATTTGAAAATAGAGACCCTCGCATGACTATGACGATGATTGTTCCCGGTACCGCGACACTCAGACCATTCCATCCCACAGTCCCGGTTGTCAACTATCCCACCAATCCGCAAAGAAACGGGAACACCGGTTATATCACTTATAAATACCTGTCTGAAGACAGCTATGGAAACAATGTCGGTGAAACCAACAACAGCCACGGTTTTGATGATCACCTGATACGCTACGCAGAGGTATTGCTCATCAAAGCAGAGGCCTTGTTCGAAAAAAATAATGCTATCTCCGACGGCGATTTGAACACAACGATAAATGTTATACGTAACCGTGTAGGGATGCCACCGATCAGTAATGCATTTGTGAGCGGTAACAGTTTGGATATGCGATCGGAAATCCGCCGTGAGCGTTCGATCGAATTAGCCTTGGAAGGATTCAGATACGATGATTTAAGAAGATGGAAGACAGCGGAAACAGAATTGCCTAAAGAGATAAAAGGTATTAAGATAAAAGGATCAGAGTGGCAAAGCATCGCTCCGTACAACGGGGCAGATTATCAGTCAAGGACGGATGCGAATGGCTTTCTTATTGCACAACCGGCAGCTGATAGGACTTTTGATCCTAATAAACATTATTTACAGCCATTACCAACGAGGGAGATTGCGTTGTATAATGGTCAGTTACAACAGAACCCGGGTTGGTAA